A single window of Aspergillus oryzae RIB40 DNA, chromosome 8 DNA harbors:
- a CDS encoding uncharacterized protein (predicted protein) yields MILYRRAALAAVFCLGAFTQPAITSSYEQQVPILKDFDETGVLGGLYRPNSTSARSRIAVYVMHAEQDYTSFVACTELPKRGYTTFCANNEASKYGYMSDLNFEDMMTEIKIGMVWLRNLTDIDKVVLLGHSGGGAMMAAYQNIAENGVSACNGPEKIYPCSDAMAGLEPADGLLLLDANYGLSTMALLSLNPAIGDETDASKLNQSLSVYNPANGFKNNTQSNYTAEFKQRFQQGVVARNNRILQYAQGRLKAVEAGKGMFGDDEPLTIPASLYVGFNNLFFAQDTRYLHHTTYAWPLLRKNGTTTQIVPSVRVPGNFKDYSNNWESGALKTTIRRFLSTFAIRVTDEFNIKTDNIEGIDYASSQTAPHASVQGIHVPLLTIGMTGHYEYLNAEKLHLNAVSNDTAIAFVEGAEHTINTCTDCESYPGEFGDTVATCFDYVADWLAKPGRFI; encoded by the coding sequence ATGATTTTGTACAGGAGAGCAGCTCTTGCTGCTGTATTCTGCCTTGGGGCTTTTACCCAACCTGCAATTACCAGCTCCTATGAGCAACAGGTGCCCATTCTGAAAGATTTCGACGAGACTGGCGTACTAGGCGGTCTCTACCGGCCCAACTCGACAAGCGCACGCTCACGCATTGCGGTCTACGTGATGCATGCGGAGCAGGACTACACTTCTTTTGTGGCCTGTACAGAGCTGCCTAAGCGCGGTTACACTACCTTCTGTGCCAACAATGAAGCCAGCAAGTATGGATACATGTCGGACCTGAACTTTGAGGACATGATGACAGAAATCAAGATCGGGATGGTCTGGCTACGGAACCTGACCGACATCGACAAAGTCGTTCTTCTAGGCCATAGCGGTGGCGGCGCAATGATGGCAGCATACCAAAACATCGCAGAGAACGGTGTTTCGGCATGCAATGGTCCCGAGAAAATCTACCCGTGCTCTGATGCGATGGCTGGCCTTGAGCCTGCTGATGGTCTACTGTTGCTTGATGCGAATTACGGTCTTTCGACTATGGCCTTGCTGAGCCTCAACCCTGCGATTGGGGATGAGACCGACGCGTCTAAGCTCAACCAGTCTTTGAGTGTTTATAACCCTGCAAATGGATTCAAGAATAATACACAATCCAATTACACCGCCGAATTCAAACAGCGATTCCAGCAGGGCGTCGTGGCACGCAACAATCGGATCCTACAGTATGCCCAGGGACGCTTAAAAGCAGTTGAAGCAGGCAAGGGAATGTTCGGTGACGATGAGCCATTGACTATCCCGGCTTCACTTTACGTTGGATTCAACAACCTATTCTTTGCCCAGGACACGCGGTACCTACACCACACCACATATGCTTGGCCACTACTCCGTAAGAACGGTACCACTACCCAGATCGTACCCTCTGTGCGTGTCCCCGGTAACTTCAAGGATTACTCCAATAACTGGGAGAGCGGCGCGTTGAAGACCACCATCCGTCGATTTCTGTCTACCTTTGCCATCCGAGTCACCGACGAGTTCAATATCAAGACGGACAACATAGAGGGAATTGACTATGCATCGAGTCAGACAGCTCCCCATGCTTCGGTTCAGGGTATTCACGTACCTCTCCTGACCATAGGTATGACCGGTCATTACGAGTACTTGAACGCCGAGAAGCTACACCTTAATGCCGTTAGCAATGACACTGCAATTGCGTTTGTTGAGGGAGCTGAGCATACTATCAATACCTGCACTGACTGTGAGTCTTATCCTGGTGAATTTGGGGACACTGTTGCGACATGTTTCGATTATGTTGCGGACTGGTTGGCCAAGCCTGGTCGTTTTATCTAG
- a CDS encoding SDR family oxidoreductase (1-Acyl dihydroxyacetone phosphate reductase and related dehydrogenases), which translates to MALKTVMITGCSDDGIGNGLALTFQKQGYHVFATARNVGKMTKLNGLSNVTLLQLDVTEPSQIEAAVAAVEAQTGGILDVLINNAGRNHFMPYLDEDVEQVKALYDINVWGPLRVTKAFAPLLIKAQGSIAFITSISGYVNVPFMGTYAGSKRALELMADTLRLELIPFHVKVLCIPTGAVRTQGQTYFGDFKLPENSLYKPIEQTIAARAQGQDGTERMPLMEYSSQVAAQIEKGATGRFWCGANSDKTKASLSGDSNEMMVSTLFFSLLFVLWGDGAQQPLIYALMQDDIFVKITQLDTL; encoded by the exons ATGGCCCTAAAGACCGTTATGATCACCGGATGTAGCGACGATGGCATCGGTAATGGTCTGGCACTGACTTTCCAAAAGCAAGGCTATCACGTCTTTGCCACGGCCCGGAATGTCGGCAAGATGACCAAGCTGAATGGTTTGTCTAATGTCACCCTTCTACAGCTGGACGTCACAGAGCCGAGCCAAATTGAAGCAGCCGTCGCTGCGGTTGAGGCTCAGACAGGAGGAATCCTAGATGTTCTCATCAATAACGCAGGTCGCAATCACTTCATGCCTTACCTGGACGAAGATGTCGAACAAGTCAAGGCCCTCTATGACATCAATGTTTGGGGACCACTGCGAGTGACCAAGGCCTTTGCACCATTACTGATCAAAGCGCAAGGCTCCATAGCATTTATCACCTCGATCTCTGGATATGTGAACGTTCCATTCATGG GAACCTATGCCGGCTCAAAGCGAGCCCTAGAGCTCATGGCAGATACGCTTCGGCTGGAGTTGATCCCATTTCATGTCAAGGTTCTGTGTATCCCGACTGGGGCTGTTCGCACGCAAGGGCAGACCTACTTTGGAGATTTCAAGTTACCGGAGAACTCTCTTTATAAACCGATCGAACAGACGATCGCTGCACGGGCACAGGGTCAGGACGGCACCGAACGAATGCCCTTGATGGAATACAGCAGCCAGGTCGCTGCCCAGATCGAAAAGGGTGCGACTGGCCGCTTTTGGTGTGGAGCCAACTCCGATAAGACGAAGGCTAGTCTTAGCGGTGATTCCAATGAGATGATGGTGAgcactcttttcttttctttactttttgttttgtggGGAGATGGGGCCCAACAACCGCTAATTTATGCACTTATGCAGGACGATATCTTTGTCAAAATCACTCAATTGGATACATTGTAA
- a CDS encoding uncharacterized protein (predicted protein): protein MRASLLFAALAPAVSIASTCEPSFFAPYLTSNVSIVYARTFTSTETFEGPMGNYTGLPEYCALYVNVSSSTTSAYEFGLWLPTRTWNKRYMAYGNGGFTGQVAFADMAPGLNYGFAVVSTNTGHNSSVQEAGDAGWALNNPETRTDWGWRALHGSVALGRVLTEAFYDNNIEYSYYAGCSTGGRQGLKEVQMFPDDFDGVLAGACAWWTSHQQNWDLKVALDNLPNNASHHVTAELMDVLATEVLRQCDVQDGVKDNIIMDGYACQFRLEALLCSSPRTNTSTCFSADQLDTIHRGSEAQVSLMIITDDDSVDEPSGIAYARDFVYNDASWPAEHLDYATIQLSEYLDPGNATADTYDLRPFYQRGGKLIHYHGFADGEIPTGSSIYYYKQVEKTMIPLGYDLDDFYRFFLIPGMQHCSGSVHGAPWYIGSANQPSALTGSNIWGVPGFRDTKHDAIMALMAWVENGTAPAELIATKYIDDTPALGVQAQRRTCPYPQRAAYVGGNWNQTSSFKCE from the exons ATGCGTGCTTCTTTGCTCTTTGCCGCGTTAGCTCCTGCTGTGTCCATCGCTAGTACATGCGAGCCAAGCTTCTTCGCTCCTTATCTCACTAGTAATGTCAGCATTGTATACGCTCGCACTTTCACATCCACGGAGACCTTTGAAGGACCAATGGGAAACTACACAGGCTTGCCTGAATATTGTGCACTCTACGTGAATGTCAGCTCATCCACTACATCTGCATACGAATTTGGTCTTTGGCTCCCAACACGCACGTGGAACAAGCGCTACATGGCTTACGGAAATGGTGGATTCACCGGCCAAGTTGCATTTGCCGATATGGCGCCCGGGCTGAACTACGGCTTTGCAGTAGTTTCAACCAACACTGGACATAACTCCTCCGTGCAAGAGGCTGGCGATGCCGGCTGGGCATTAAACAACCCCGAAACGCGAACAGACTGGGGCTGGCGTGCTCTCCATGGCAGTGTTGCCCTGGGTAGGGTCTTGACAGAAGCATTCTACGATAACAATATTGAATATTCCTACTACGCGGGATGTTCCACTGGCGGTCGTCAGGGGCTTAAGGAAGTCCAGATGTTCCCCGATGACTTCGACGGTGTCCTTGCAGGGGCATGTGCTTGGTGGACTTCTCATCAGCAAAATTGGGACCTAAAGGTCGCGTTGGATAACTTGCCGAACAACGCTTCTCATCATGTTACTGCCGAATTGATGGATGTCTTGGCCACCGAGGTTCTTCGACAGTGTGATGTACAAGATGGTGTAAAGGACAATATTATTATGGATGGCTACGCTTGCCAATTTCGCCTCGAGGCATTGCTTTGCAGCAGTCCAAGAACTAACACAAGCACCTGCTTCAGTGCCGATCAGCTCGACACCATCCATCGT GGGTCTGAGGCTCAAGTCTCTCTCATGATCATCACCGACGATGACTCGGTAGACGAGCCCAGCGGTATTGCCTATGCTCGTGATTTTGTTTACAACGATGCCAGTTGGCCCGCAGAACACCTCGATTACGCTACGATTCAACTGTCCGAATACCTGGACCCAGGAAATGCTACCGCAGATACATACGACCTCCGCCCCTTCTACCAACGCGGCGGCAAGTTGATTCATTATCACGGATTCGCTGACGGGGAAATCCCAACCGGGTCCAGCATCTATTATTACAAGCAGGTTGAGAAAACCATGATTCCACTTGGATATGATTTGGACGATTTCTATCGTTTCTTCCTCATTCCCGGTATGCAACACTGCTCGGGCTCGGTACATGGGGCGCCTTGGTACATTGGATCTGCCAACCAACCCTCTGCCTTGACGGGGAGTAATATATGGGGTGTTCCTGGGTTCCGCGATACAAAACACGATGCGATTATGGCTCTGATGGCATGGGTTGAAAACGGTACTGCCCCAGCCGAACTGATCGCTACCAAGTATATCGATGATACTCCGGCGCTTGGTGTCCAGGCCCAACGCAGAACATGTCCGTACCCACAACGCGCTGCATATGTTGGTGGCAACTGGAACCAGACATCGTCTTTCAAGTGTGAGTAA
- a CDS encoding glutaminase (glutaminase), with product MKSPIPDYLRQVLEKARPDDSGQLANYIDVLAKADPSKMAIALSTVDGNLYSAGDDEVEFSIQSISKAFVYAIAIEDAGLPRVLEKIGVEPSGDAFNKLSLQPGTNRPMNPMINAGAIAAHTLVAGESASAEERVDHILKVLSKLAGRQLKVDEEVYEAELKDANRNMAIGYMLKAAGIISCDPQDAVRGYIRQGSITTNVRDLAMMAATLANAGVNPITGEEIMPHQSARQVLSVMTTCGMYDAAGDWVSRVGMPAKSGVAGGIIGALPGQVGIAVFSPKLDERGNSFRGVKMFEQLSSEMGLHMMDISQGSMWE from the exons ATGAAGTCTCCTATCCCCGACTATCTTCGACAGGTATTGGAAAAAGCCCGCCCGGATGACTCGGGGCAGCTTGCCAATTATATCGATGTCCTGGCTAAAGCGGACCCCTCCAAGATGGCCATAGCGCTGTCCACTGTAGACGGGAATCTATACTCGGCCGGAGATGATGAGGTTGAGTTCTCCATCCAGTCCATTTCCAAAGCCTTTGTTTATGCTATCGCCATTGAGGATGCCGGGCTTCCGCGGGTCTTGGAAAAAATCGGTGTGGAACCGTCGGGCGACGCATTTAACAAGCTGTCGTTGCAACCCGGTACCAACCGACCCATGAACCCTATGATCAATGCTGGTGCTATCGCTGCCCACACACTGGTGGCGGGAGAGAGTGCCAGCGCGGAGGAAAGAGTTGATCACATCTTGAAGGTACTGTCCAAGTTGGCTGGTCGACAGTTGAAAGTGGATGAAGAAGTCTATGAGGCCGAACTTAAGGATGCCAATCGAAACATGGCCATTGGCTACATGCTCAAGGCAGCAGGCATCATTTCGTGTGATCCACAGGATGCCGTACGCGGTTATATCCGCCAAGGCTCCATAACAACCAATGTACGCGACCTGGCCATGATGGCAGCAACGCTGGCCAATGCCGGCGTGAATCCCATTACCGGGGAAGAGATCATGCCTCACCAAAGCGCCCGTCAAGTCTTGTCCGTTATGACTACCTGTGGCATGTACGATGCCGCCGGTGACTGGGTGTCTAGGGTTGGCATGCCGGCAAAGAGTGGCGTGGCCGGCGGTATCATCGGCGCCCTTCCCGGCCAAGTGGGCATTGCCGTCTTCTCCCCGAAGTTAGATGAGCGTGGCAACAGTTTCCGGGGCGTCAAGATGTTTGAACAGCTCTCATCCGAAATGGGCCTTCACATGATGGACATCAGCCAG GGTTCCATGTGGGAGTGA